TCAAATTGGCTTTGTATATGCGCTTAAAGAATCATTAAGGAAAAAGGCAGATGGCTACTATAAACAGTTCTTTACTCATCAGGAACTTGAACTGATAAGCAAAGAAAGTAATATACCTAATGCGATCCTTTCTCTTAATGCGATGGATGTGGAGTACCTGACAAAGCATAATTGCATAAGCGAGTTTCGATTTATTCAGTTCAATGGATTTATTACATTGTTTACTGATCATATGGGAAAATCAGAGCGTATTAATAATACGGTGTTTCCTACCTCTTATAGATATTTTACAAAACTTTTCATTTGGGTATTGGTGATTTTTATAACCTTCATTCTTGCAGATTCCATGGGCATCTGGTCAGTATTGCTTGGATGGATTATGGGATTTGTATTTCATGTATCACATCAAAACGGAATGGCGCTTATGGAGCCTTTCGAGGAGGTTTCTTCCGGCATGCCATTAAATCAGATATCAAGAGTAATTGAAATAAATCTTCTTGAGATGATGGGTGAAAAAAAAATACCTGAGCCTGTAGCTGCTGTTAATGGAGAATACATTCTATGAGAATTTATTATGGAAAAATTAGCTGACTTAGTTTAATTGTCACTCCCGAACTATACATAAAATATTACCTTTTAAGAGAAAGGTAATTAGCTTATTAATTATTAATCATTGTTATTTCACTACTAGCTTCCTCACTTGCTTCTGATCTCCAATCCTGGCACCTAAAACATACACATCTGGTGTTGATTCGCTTGCATCCTATAAAAATTCAAGGGACTGTCCACTTTCAGCATTACCTTCGTAAATTTTTTCCTGAAGTATTCCTGTCATATCGTATATCTCAAACAAGGCTTCACCTCCTTGAACAGCATTCATTTTGATGTTAACAAAATCTGAAGTCGGATTCGGATAACAGTCGGCTATGACAGGTTGCTCAAAACTATCAGCCATTCTAGCTGCACTGTTTATTACTGTCAGTTGTAAGGTTTTTGGCAGCCCCGCAGTACCTGTAGCATTGATTCCAGAATATGGAATAGCATTAATGGTGTATGTTCCAGGTGGGAAGGTTTCTGTATTCAGCTGGCCATTGTGACAGTAGTTCCGTTTATTTGCTAAAAAAAATAAAGATTCAAAAATGCTCATTCTGGTTGAGCTGAAAAAGTCCTGAAATTATCTGACTAATACTTGTTAATATAATTCAGATTTTTAATTTGTTGTCAATATAATAAATGAATTTTTAAATTGATTGTTGATCTAAAAAATAAATGTCTTTGGTTCTTAATTTCCAGAGATTACCTATAATTACAGAGTCACAAAATCTTTGGAATTAGCCATGCGTTTTTAGAAGTTCAATAGAATATTTAATTTTGAGGTAATCGATTTGATAATTAACCTCAGGGTGATTTATTTTCACAATTTCAAGAATATTGATGATTACAATAATGATCAAATTCTGAAAGCATGAAAACGAACAGAAATCGAGTTTGAAAAAAGAAGTAAAGTAAATTTAAAATTCTGACTGATGAAAAATACTAGAATATTTAAAATGTCTTTTGCTAGTGTTTATCCCCATTACATAACCAAGGCGGAGAAAAAGGGACGTACAAAAGCAGAGGTAGATGAAATTATTTTTTGGCTTACAGGTTATGATCAGCAAGCATTGCAAGGAATAATCGATAATAAAATTGATTTTGAAACCTTCTTCAGCCAGGCTCCACAAATGAATCCTAATGTTTCAAAAATTACTGGTGTAATTTGTGGCTATCGCGTGGAAGAGATCGAAGACGAATTGATGCAGAAGATTCGTTATTTAGATAAGCTGATTGATGAGTTGGCAAAGGGAAAGGCCATGGAAAAGATTTTGAGGAAGTAGTAAGAATGAGATTTTATAAAATATGAAATTTGTTGTTTTATCCGATTCTCATGGTCAACATAGAAAACTGGAACTCCCAAAAGGAAATGTGATCATACATGCTGGTGATATAAGCAGGCGTGGAGAGGAGGATGAAATCATAGATTTTATGGGCTGGTTCAGTAAGCTCGATTTTAAGCATAAAATATTTATTGCAGGAAATCATGATTTTTTCTTTGAAAGAAATCCTGATAAGCATATTTTAAGTATAGTTCCTCCTGATGTGACATACTTGTGCGATAGTGGAATAACAATCAATAATATAAAAATTTGGGGTTCTCCTGTGACGCCTTGGTTTTATAACTGGGCTTTTAATCGCCATCGTGGAAATCCTATTATCAAGCACTGGGAATTGATCCCATCTGACACAGATATATTAATTACTCATGGGCCAGCATTTGGTATACTCGATCAAACTACCAGAGGTCTAAATGTAGGTTGTGAGGACCTGCTAAACAAAGTATACGAGGTGAATCCGAAAGTACATATATGCGGACATATTCATGAAGCATACGGAGAAGTTGTTTCATCAGGGATAAAGTTCATCAATGCAGCTGTGATTGATGAAAACTATAATTTGAAAAATGAAGTGATTACCTTTGAGTTATAGTAAGTATAAAATATAGTATAGTTTGTTCTAGCTGTCTAGATCACTTTCATAAATTTTTCTATTGTATTCAACGTTATCCCTCCATAGCTCAGGATCGTGTGTTAAAATGTATTTCAAGCCGAGCTCCCGTCTTTCTGCTAATAGTTCTTTCCTTGCTTTTCCAATAGACTTTTTCAATTGAGCTAAAGTTAAATCAGTACAATAGGCAGGACTTCCTGGCTGTTGTCTCCATGAATCCTGAAGAGTTCCGCAATCCAATGAATCAAATCCGCTGTCATTAACAAGAGTAGATACCAATGTTTTTAATTGTTTAACATCACCGGAAATTGGCAGTGCGATACGTGACTCCGTACCTTTGGGAAGACCGGAATTTACAAGAGAACCATATAAAATACTATTGTAAACTTTTATAACCGGTTGTTGAATGTGGTTCGATACCCAAATACTTTCAGGCATACCATCTTCGATAACTTGAATCTTACCATCTCTGATAGGATAATAGTTACAGGTGTCAATAATGACGGTATTGGCAGAAACGTTTTTAAAAATACTTTTTGGTAATTCGGGTACGCCAATTAAAGGAATACTTATTACGATTACATCAACATCATTTACGA
The Sporocytophaga myxococcoides DSM 11118 genome window above contains:
- a CDS encoding metallophosphatase domain-containing protein, producing MKFVVLSDSHGQHRKLELPKGNVIIHAGDISRRGEEDEIIDFMGWFSKLDFKHKIFIAGNHDFFFERNPDKHILSIVPPDVTYLCDSGITINNIKIWGSPVTPWFYNWAFNRHRGNPIIKHWELIPSDTDILITHGPAFGILDQTTRGLNVGCEDLLNKVYEVNPKVHICGHIHEAYGEVVSSGIKFINAAVIDENYNLKNEVITFEL
- a CDS encoding NADPH-dependent F420 reductase; this translates as MKIGIIGAGQIGGTLIRQYSKAGHKVKMTNSSGVEKLKSLALETGATAVPLTEVVNDVDVIVISIPLIGVPELPKSIFKNVSANTVIIDTCNYYPIRDGKIQVIEDGMPESIWVSNHIQQPVIKVYNSILYGSLVNSGLPKGTESRIALPISGDVKQLKTLVSTLVNDSGFDSLDCGTLQDSWRQQPGSPAYCTDLTLAQLKKSIGKARKELLAERRELGLKYILTHDPELWRDNVEYNRKIYESDLDS
- a CDS encoding DUF2200 domain-containing protein yields the protein MKNTRIFKMSFASVYPHYITKAEKKGRTKAEVDEIIFWLTGYDQQALQGIIDNKIDFETFFSQAPQMNPNVSKITGVICGYRVEEIEDELMQKIRYLDKLIDELAKGKAMEKILRK
- a CDS encoding T9SS type A sorting domain-containing protein gives rise to the protein MSIFESLFFLANKRNYCHNGQLNTETFPPGTYTINAIPYSGINATGTAGLPKTLQLTVINSAARMADSFEQPVIADCYPNPTSDFVNIKMNAVQGGEALFEIYDMTGILQEKIYEGNAESGQSLEFL
- a CDS encoding bestrophin family protein → MVLTPSLSLFRILRYTWKVDLLIIATCFATYYVHEHVIAKAIQFPPMLPTLLGTALAFFVGFNNNQAYDRWWEARIIWGALVNDSRSWARNILQYAIPGNLKAEELELIKRKMILRQIGFVYALKESLRKKADGYYKQFFTHQELELISKESNIPNAILSLNAMDVEYLTKHNCISEFRFIQFNGFITLFTDHMGKSERINNTVFPTSYRYFTKLFIWVLVIFITFILADSMGIWSVLLGWIMGFVFHVSHQNGMALMEPFEEVSSGMPLNQISRVIEINLLEMMGEKKIPEPVAAVNGEYIL